In Flavobacteriales bacterium, a single window of DNA contains:
- a CDS encoding T9SS type A sorting domain-containing protein — protein HLEYASDANSILTVVDALGRVVTRKELPNNSELTTIDLSNFENGIYSIFIRSNEEVYTTRVCLSH, from the coding sequence CATCTCGAATATGCATCCGATGCCAATTCTATACTTACTGTTGTAGATGCTTTGGGAAGAGTTGTAACACGTAAGGAATTACCAAATAATTCAGAACTCACTACTATCGACTTATCTAATTTTGAAAATGGGATTTATTCCATCTTCATCCGTTCTAACGAGGAAGTGTACACGACAAGAGTTTGTT